The following proteins are encoded in a genomic region of Flammeovirga pectinis:
- a CDS encoding HTTM domain-containing protein, with amino-acid sequence MKIKDYINKQVSIAPLVVFRIIFGIMMASSAIRFWANGWIDTQFIQPTHFFHYYGFSWITPLDSTGMYVIFSVMILSAIAIAFGAFYRFSALVYFLTFTYVELLDVTNYLNHYYFVSLMAFIMIFLPAHRRFSYDVYRNPETFRSTVSAWTVDAIKLQLSIVYFYAGIAKLNTDWLFNAQPLRLWLASRTDLFLIGPLLKYTWVAFVFSWVGCIYDLVIPFFLVNKRTRVYAYIAVVVFHVATSILFPIGMFPYIMILSTLIFFSSDFHEKIIIALGRFFSSENLAIEVKRGRINSIPQQLIRLGFALFFIFQLIFPFRYAFYKDNLFWTEQGFRFSWRVMLIEKSGSATFYVLNPDTNRKIEINNSDYLTPLQEKMMATQPDLILQYAQIIKQAFEEKGFKDPAVYVDAYVTLNGRSSQQYIDPSVDLTKLKDTFASKNWVLPFKG; translated from the coding sequence ATGAAAATTAAGGATTACATTAACAAACAAGTCTCTATTGCTCCTTTAGTTGTATTCAGAATAATATTCGGTATAATGATGGCCAGTAGTGCAATAAGATTTTGGGCAAACGGTTGGATTGATACTCAATTTATCCAACCGACCCACTTTTTTCATTATTATGGTTTCTCATGGATAACTCCATTGGATAGCACTGGAATGTATGTTATTTTCTCAGTTATGATACTGAGTGCGATAGCAATAGCATTTGGTGCTTTTTATCGTTTTTCAGCATTAGTTTACTTTTTAACTTTTACTTATGTTGAATTATTAGATGTAACCAATTATCTAAATCATTATTATTTTGTGAGCTTAATGGCTTTTATAATGATTTTTTTACCTGCACATCGTCGTTTTTCTTATGATGTATACAGGAATCCAGAAACATTTAGATCAACAGTTTCTGCATGGACAGTCGATGCCATAAAGTTACAACTGAGCATTGTTTATTTTTATGCAGGAATAGCAAAATTAAATACAGATTGGTTATTTAATGCACAACCATTACGCTTGTGGTTAGCTTCTAGAACAGATTTGTTTTTAATAGGACCACTTTTAAAATATACATGGGTTGCGTTTGTTTTTAGTTGGGTAGGATGTATTTATGATTTAGTAATTCCATTTTTCTTAGTAAATAAGAGAACTAGAGTATATGCTTACATAGCTGTTGTTGTATTCCATGTAGCGACATCTATTTTGTTCCCTATTGGAATGTTCCCTTATATCATGATTTTAAGTACTTTAATATTCTTTTCTTCTGATTTTCATGAGAAAATTATTATTGCTTTAGGTCGATTCTTTAGCTCCGAAAATTTAGCTATTGAAGTGAAAAGAGGGAGAATAAATTCTATTCCACAGCAATTGATTCGTTTGGGTTTTGCTCTGTTCTTTATTTTTCAATTGATATTCCCTTTTAGATATGCTTTTTATAAGGATAATTTATTTTGGACTGAGCAAGGTTTTAGATTCTCTTGGAGAGTAATGCTCATTGAAAAATCAGGTAGTGCTACTTTTTATGTACTCAATCCAGATACAAACCGAAAAATTGAAATAAATAACAGCGATTACTTAACGCCTTTGCAAGAAAAAATGATGGCAACTCAGCCAGATTTAATCTTACAATATGCACAAATAATCAAACAAGCATTCGAAGAAAAAGGATTTAAAGATCCAGCTGTTTATGTTGATGCTTATGTAACCTTAAACGGTAGAAGTAGCCAACAATATATTGATCCTTCAGTTGATCTAACAAAATTAAAAGATACATTCGCTTCAAAAAATTGGGTACTCCCGTTTAAAGGGTAA
- a CDS encoding TonB-dependent receptor domain-containing protein, with amino-acid sequence MKSTILTNLLLFIFTFSAYAQQVAITGKVIQYDTQKGISGADVYIKGTSTKVKTNKDGVYSVTGLTVGKTYSIGVFKHGLTPMEKDISPKQGGNSLNFTLRVIEKILEEVAVIETDETNEITRLEAIEGTSIYEGKKSEVIQIDNLTANLATNNSRQVYNRVPGLNIWESDGAGIQLGIGGRGLSPDRTSNFNTRQNGYDIAADALGYPESYYTPPLEAVDEVQIVRGAASLQYGTQFGGLLNFKMKKGNPSKPFELVSRQTGGSFGLFNSFNSIGGQKGDVNYYALYQYKRGDGWRPNSGFNVNTFFTAVNYDVSDKFKIGVEFTHMNYLAQQPGGLTDDEFYSDPRASYTDQNWFKVNWNVASVKLEYKISSSAKIEMRNFGLLASRDALGLNLNKQDPYNEPRLLVADQFRNYGTEIRYLKRYKIKGKPSALVVGTRLYHGNDDKKQGDASDGNDADFTFSHPDSLLSDHDFTIQNYAFFAENIFQVTDKFSVTPGVRYELIGTKGEGYYQKVFYEVGDDGLIEEITRAEPDSIVNNRSIFIAGVGFSYKVNPDLEVYANISQNYRAITYSDLRSLNSNVRIDPDMKDEKGYSADLGMRGKLKFLNYDISAFYLRYNDKIGLANPANPIRTNIADAYTVGVESYAELNFMHFINPLSNYHFNLFGNVSFILGKYISDDKVYDGNDVELVPPFNIKTGINTGYKAFNLSLQYTHVDKQYTDAANTEVPLSDAVYGPIPSYYVMDLSMKYHYNWFGIETGINNLTDNMYFTRRATGYPGPGIIPSDGRNYYFTFQFKI; translated from the coding sequence ATGAAATCAACGATACTAACAAACTTACTTCTATTCATCTTTACTTTTAGTGCTTATGCTCAACAGGTTGCAATTACTGGAAAGGTAATTCAGTATGATACGCAAAAGGGTATTTCTGGTGCGGATGTATATATTAAAGGAACGTCAACTAAAGTAAAAACAAATAAAGATGGCGTTTATTCTGTTACAGGTTTAACTGTGGGTAAAACCTATTCTATAGGTGTTTTTAAGCATGGTCTTACACCAATGGAAAAAGATATTTCTCCTAAACAAGGAGGGAATAGTTTAAACTTTACATTAAGAGTAATAGAAAAAATTTTAGAAGAAGTAGCTGTTATAGAGACTGATGAAACAAATGAAATTACTAGGTTAGAAGCGATAGAAGGCACTTCAATTTATGAAGGCAAAAAAAGTGAAGTAATTCAGATTGATAATCTTACAGCAAACTTAGCAACTAATAATTCTCGTCAGGTATACAATAGAGTACCTGGTTTAAATATTTGGGAAAGTGATGGAGCTGGTATTCAATTAGGTATTGGTGGTAGAGGATTGAGTCCAGATAGAACATCAAATTTCAATACACGCCAGAATGGATATGATATTGCTGCAGATGCCCTTGGTTATCCAGAAAGTTATTATACACCTCCTTTAGAAGCTGTAGATGAAGTACAGATTGTTAGAGGAGCAGCTTCTTTACAATATGGAACTCAGTTTGGAGGGTTATTAAACTTTAAAATGAAAAAAGGGAACCCTTCAAAACCATTTGAGCTTGTTTCTAGACAAACAGGAGGTTCTTTTGGTTTATTTAATTCATTTAATAGTATTGGCGGTCAAAAAGGAGATGTAAACTATTATGCGCTTTACCAATACAAAAGAGGTGATGGTTGGAGACCAAATTCTGGATTTAATGTAAACACCTTTTTTACGGCAGTTAATTACGATGTTTCTGATAAGTTTAAGATAGGCGTGGAGTTTACACACATGAATTATCTTGCACAACAACCGGGAGGTTTAACAGACGATGAATTTTATTCTGATCCAAGAGCATCTTATACAGATCAGAATTGGTTTAAAGTGAATTGGAATGTTGCATCTGTAAAATTGGAATATAAAATATCATCAAGTGCTAAAATTGAAATGCGTAATTTTGGGCTTTTAGCATCAAGAGATGCTTTAGGTTTAAATTTAAATAAGCAAGATCCTTACAATGAACCTCGTTTATTAGTGGCAGATCAGTTTAGAAATTATGGTACAGAAATAAGGTATTTAAAACGTTATAAAATAAAAGGTAAACCTTCTGCTCTTGTTGTGGGAACACGTCTTTACCATGGTAATGATGATAAGAAACAAGGAGATGCCTCTGATGGTAACGATGCTGATTTTACATTTTCACATCCAGATAGCTTACTTTCAGATCATGATTTTACGATTCAGAATTATGCATTCTTTGCAGAAAATATTTTCCAAGTAACCGATAAATTTAGTGTTACTCCAGGTGTACGTTACGAATTAATAGGAACAAAAGGTGAGGGGTACTATCAAAAGGTATTTTACGAAGTTGGTGACGATGGCTTGATAGAAGAAATTACTCGAGCTGAACCAGATTCTATCGTTAATAATAGATCTATCTTTATTGCAGGTGTAGGTTTTAGTTACAAAGTGAATCCAGATTTGGAGGTTTATGCTAATATCTCGCAAAACTATAGAGCAATTACATATTCGGACCTTCGCTCATTGAATTCAAATGTACGTATAGACCCAGATATGAAAGATGAAAAAGGCTATTCTGCTGATTTAGGAATGAGAGGGAAACTTAAATTTTTAAATTACGATATTAGTGCTTTTTACTTAAGATATAATGATAAAATTGGTTTAGCCAATCCTGCAAACCCAATACGTACAAATATTGCAGATGCATATACAGTTGGTGTAGAATCTTATGCGGAGTTAAATTTTATGCATTTTATCAATCCTTTGTCTAATTATCATTTTAATCTATTCGGTAATGTGTCCTTTATTCTAGGTAAATATATTTCCGATGACAAAGTATACGATGGTAATGATGTAGAACTTGTACCTCCTTTCAATATAAAAACGGGTATTAATACAGGGTATAAGGCATTTAATTTATCATTACAATATACCCACGTAGACAAGCAGTATACTGATGCTGCAAACACAGAGGTGCCACTTTCAGATGCTGTATATGGCCCAATTCCATCGTATTATGTAATGGATTTATCTATGAAATATCATTACAATTGGTTTGGAATAGAGACTGGAATAAACAATTTGACGGATAATATGTACTTTACTAGAAGAGCAACTGGTTATCCTGGTCCTGGTATTATCCCTTCTGATGGAAGAAATTATTATTTCACATTTCAATTTAAGATCTAG
- a CDS encoding TetR/AcrR family transcriptional regulator, with protein MAKSIDETKLQRIKEATIEMVVSKGYGGASVSSIAKKAQVADGYLYRHYPSKAALVQALYSSNIEYYRNIIFKNMEDKESLEEVIYHFCVEIFNLANDNPSRAKFINMLMNDYTFLMSKEMTLKIPESLKAMVERGHKSGEVGSEINVEMFTAVFPAIPIQYASSRATSVFSSERLTEDDAKIVTKLCIKALA; from the coding sequence ATGGCAAAGAGTATAGACGAAACTAAACTACAACGAATTAAAGAAGCAACTATAGAAATGGTTGTAAGTAAAGGATATGGAGGAGCGTCAGTTTCGTCGATTGCAAAAAAAGCACAAGTTGCAGATGGATATTTATATAGACATTATCCAAGTAAAGCAGCTTTAGTACAAGCTCTTTATTCATCAAACATAGAATATTACAGAAATATTATATTCAAAAACATGGAAGATAAAGAATCACTGGAAGAGGTGATCTATCATTTCTGTGTAGAAATATTCAATCTAGCAAACGATAATCCTTCTAGAGCAAAATTTATTAATATGCTTATGAACGATTATACTTTCTTAATGTCGAAAGAAATGACATTAAAAATACCTGAATCTTTAAAAGCAATGGTAGAAAGAGGCCATAAATCTGGTGAAGTGGGAAGCGAAATTAATGTAGAAATGTTTACAGCTGTATTTCCAGCAATTCCTATTCAATATGCATCTTCTAGAGCAACGTCTGTTTTTAGTTCTGAACGATTAACGGAAGATGATGCCAAAATTGTAACAAAATTATGTATCAAAGCATTAGCTTAA